Proteins encoded in a region of the Deinococcus fonticola genome:
- a CDS encoding outer membrane lipoprotein carrier protein LolA produces the protein MKKTLITLTVLTALGAASAQTAQDIINKVDATQKAAKDVSFRLSGTANFETQSQKIDLTVKSIPAQKLARIQFMAPDALADNIVVADSKEVRQYMFLTNQITVTPLNKAASSVGISGLDFNNLGNTSDMLKSYNVKLIGTTGSAGSRVFQLEATPKSGSAEKSRVWISEAGWRPNKIQAFDKNGKLVADMTISNYKVNSGLTATALKSLPKDAQIIKQ, from the coding sequence GTGAAAAAGACCCTGATCACCCTGACTGTGCTGACCGCGCTGGGTGCCGCTTCGGCCCAGACGGCGCAGGACATCATCAACAAAGTGGACGCCACCCAGAAAGCCGCCAAAGACGTTTCTTTCCGCCTCAGTGGCACGGCCAACTTCGAGACCCAGTCGCAGAAGATCGACCTGACCGTGAAAAGCATCCCGGCGCAGAAACTGGCCCGCATTCAGTTTATGGCGCCGGACGCCCTGGCCGACAATATCGTGGTGGCCGACAGCAAGGAAGTGCGCCAGTACATGTTCCTGACCAACCAGATCACCGTGACCCCCCTCAACAAGGCCGCCAGTAGCGTGGGTATTTCCGGGCTGGACTTCAACAACCTCGGCAACACGTCCGACATGCTCAAAAGTTACAACGTGAAATTGATCGGCACGACGGGCAGCGCCGGCAGCCGCGTGTTCCAGCTGGAAGCCACGCCCAAGAGTGGCAGCGCCGAGAAATCGCGCGTCTGGATCAGCGAAGCGGGCTGGCGTCCGAACAAGATTCAGGCCTTCGACAAGAACGGCAAACTGGTGGCCGACATGACCATCAGCAACTACAAGGTGAACAGCGGCCTGACCGCCACCGCCCTGAAATCCCTCCCGAAAGACGCCCAGATCATCAAGCAGTAA
- the argC gene encoding N-acetyl-gamma-glutamyl-phosphate reductase, whose product MSGSEKKTVAIVGGSGYAGGEFLRLALNHPNLEVTQVTSERSANTPVGMVHPNLRGRTNLKFRKAADLDEADIVVLALPHGSAARRLAEFEPKGKTLVDLSADFRLKDPEVYKAVYGEDHPTPEKLKDWVYGNPELHREDLKGATRIACAGCFATSVILALYPVLKLGALAPKDIIATGLVGSSAAGASASDSSHHPERAGSLRVYKPVGHRHGAEAKQELPGNFPLHLTAISTPRVRGILTTVQAWVPDGWSERDVWSAYREVYGAEPFIRIVKVAKGIHRYPDPMLLDGTNYCDIGFEMDPDTGRVVLMSAIDNLVKGTAGHAIQSLNIANGWEETTGLEFAGLHPA is encoded by the coding sequence GTGAGTGGATCTGAGAAGAAGACGGTGGCGATCGTGGGAGGGAGTGGCTACGCGGGCGGGGAGTTTTTACGCCTGGCGCTGAATCACCCGAACCTGGAAGTGACGCAGGTGACCAGTGAGCGCAGTGCGAATACGCCCGTAGGCATGGTTCACCCGAATTTGCGTGGGCGCACGAACCTGAAGTTCAGGAAGGCCGCCGACCTGGACGAGGCAGACATCGTGGTGCTGGCCCTGCCGCATGGCAGCGCCGCCAGGCGCCTTGCAGAGTTCGAGCCGAAAGGCAAAACGCTGGTCGACCTGAGTGCGGACTTCCGCCTGAAAGACCCGGAGGTTTACAAGGCCGTGTACGGCGAGGATCACCCCACGCCGGAGAAACTGAAGGACTGGGTGTACGGCAACCCGGAACTGCACCGTGAAGACCTGAAAGGCGCGACCCGGATTGCCTGCGCGGGCTGCTTCGCCACCAGCGTGATTCTGGCGCTGTACCCGGTGCTGAAGCTGGGCGCGCTGGCCCCAAAGGACATCATCGCCACGGGTCTGGTGGGTTCCAGTGCGGCAGGTGCCAGTGCCAGCGATTCGTCGCATCACCCGGAGCGGGCGGGGAGCCTGCGCGTGTATAAACCCGTAGGTCATCGGCACGGCGCGGAAGCGAAACAGGAACTGCCGGGCAATTTCCCGCTGCACCTGACCGCCATCAGCACGCCCCGCGTGCGCGGCATTCTGACCACTGTGCAGGCCTGGGTGCCGGACGGCTGGAGCGAACGCGACGTGTGGAGCGCCTACCGCGAGGTGTACGGCGCTGAGCCGTTTATTCGCATCGTGAAGGTCGCCAAGGGCATTCACCGTTACCCGGATCCGATGCTGCTGGACGGCACGAACTACTGCGACATCGGCTTTGAGATGGACCCCGACACGGGCCGCGTGGTGCTGATGAGCGCCATCGACAACCTCGTGAAAGGCACGGCAGGCCACGCCATCCAGAGCCTCAACATCGCCAACGGCTGGGAAGAGACCACCGGACTGGAGTTCGCCGGGTTGCATCCGGCGTAA
- a CDS encoding amino acid ABC transporter permease, translating into MTTPRSVPARQAAPGSNLLLWVIGAIVSFLVLFWLITLALQLPVWPEAITKNAALFVSGAKTTLYLTLVSGVLGLVLGVLLGLGKMANTSLFVNTRGSVAYWIGSLISAICTFIVWVVRGTPLFVQLLFSYYALPELFPPFGKLLEWADTWPFLELGSAFVAAVFALALNVAAYNAEVVRGGVQGVPRGQVEAARSLGLGSLSTMTTVVLPQALRLALPALVNNIVALLKDSSLAATIAVTEILRIADQVRSSTFQPIPALLVAAAVYLALTTVLTFFTDQMERRLKIASR; encoded by the coding sequence ATGACCACCCCCAGAAGCGTGCCTGCGCGTCAGGCGGCTCCGGGCAGCAACCTGCTGCTGTGGGTCATCGGGGCCATCGTTTCGTTTCTGGTGCTGTTCTGGCTGATTACGCTGGCGCTGCAACTGCCGGTCTGGCCCGAAGCGATTACCAAGAACGCCGCCCTGTTCGTGTCCGGCGCCAAAACGACGCTTTACCTGACGCTGGTGTCCGGGGTGCTGGGGCTGGTGCTGGGCGTGCTCCTGGGGCTGGGGAAAATGGCGAACACGTCCCTGTTCGTGAACACGCGCGGCAGTGTCGCCTACTGGATCGGCAGCCTCATTTCCGCCATCTGTACTTTCATCGTGTGGGTGGTGCGCGGCACGCCCCTTTTCGTGCAGCTGCTGTTCAGTTACTACGCCCTGCCTGAACTGTTTCCGCCTTTCGGAAAACTGCTGGAATGGGCGGACACCTGGCCTTTCCTGGAACTCGGCTCGGCGTTTGTCGCGGCCGTGTTCGCGCTCGCCCTCAACGTCGCCGCTTACAACGCTGAAGTGGTGCGCGGCGGGGTGCAGGGCGTGCCACGTGGACAGGTCGAGGCCGCCCGCTCGCTGGGCCTGGGCAGCCTGTCCACCATGACTACGGTGGTGCTCCCGCAGGCCCTGCGCCTCGCGCTGCCGGCGCTGGTGAACAACATCGTGGCGCTGCTGAAGGATTCCTCGCTGGCCGCCACCATCGCCGTGACGGAAATCCTGCGCATTGCCGATCAGGTGCGCAGCAGCACCTTCCAGCCCATTCCCGCGCTGCTGGTCGCTGCCGCCGTGTATCTCGCGCTGACCACCGTGCTGACCTTCTTCACGGACCAGATGGAACGCCGCCTGAAAATCGCCAGCCGCTGA